TCGATCCCGTTCAGCGACGCGGCCGCCACCTTGACCAGCAGTTCCCCGGCCTCCGGGCGAGGAGTTTCCACCTCGGTCACGGCGGGGGCCGAGGGGACGGATTCGAGCGCGACGGCACGCATGACAACACCCTTTCAGGCAAGTGGACCGACCGGACCACTTTCGTATCCCCACCGTACAACAGAAGCGGGATGGCCGTTCCACTTTCTTCGTGTGGGTGCATGGCACCGCTCACCGTCAGCAGTCATCGGCTTCGGGCGAGCTCAAGGGGCTGGAAATCGCGCTGGTAATAGACGGTCGGGATGCCCTCGCCGAGGCGTACGTCGTCGACGCGGCCCAGCAGGATCGTGTGGTCCCCGGCCGGGTGGATGTCGTAGGTGCTGCAGGCGAGGGTGACGGCGGCGGCGTCGAGCGTGGGGAGTCCGTGCTCGTCGGAGGTGAAGCCGGGATGCGCGAACTTGTCGGCGCCCCGGGTGGCGAACCGCGTGGCGAGTTCGGTGTGCTCGTCGGTGATGACGTGGACGAGCCAGCGCTCGGCGCTCGTGAACGCGGGGTGGCATTCGGCGCTGTCCGCCAGGCACACGAGGACCAGCGGGGGTTCCATCGAGACCGAGCAGAACGAGGTCGCCGTGAACCCGCGCCACTGCCCGGCCTCGTCGGCGGTGGTGACGATGGTGACTCCGGAGGGGAAGGACGCCATGGCCTCTCGGAAACGGCGTGCTTTGCTGCTGATGGGGTCTGTCATGAGCGAGTTCACTCCCACGAGTGCGTGATGGAGATCGAGCCTCGTGCGCGGTCGTGACGGGCTGATGTCCGTGTCGGCCTCAAAGCGCGTCCTCGGAGCGCGTCCTCGGAGCGCGTCCTCCGAGCATGTCCTCAGAGCACACAGCCGATGTGCGCCTTGGTGAACGGCAGTTCCACCGGTTCACCGAACAGCGTGGTGGCGTACAGGCCGGCATGGTTCTCGTAGATCCCGATGGGGTGGTTGCGCATGCCCATCAGGTCGCGCAAGTAGTGCTGGAACAGCTTGTCGCTGCCGAGCACGGCACCGCCGCTGATCTCGAAGACCTTGTTGACCGCGCCGAGGCACTGGCCGATGGCGTGGGAGGCCTCCAACCGGGACCGGGCGCGCGTCTCGCCGGAGATCGGTGTGCCGGCGACGACGTCGGCGTAGATGGGGTCCCAGGTGCGCGGGATGCGCGCTCG
This genomic stretch from Streptomyces deccanensis harbors:
- a CDS encoding flavin reductase family protein — translated: MTDPISSKARRFREAMASFPSGVTIVTTADEAGQWRGFTATSFCSVSMEPPLVLVCLADSAECHPAFTSAERWLVHVITDEHTELATRFATRGADKFAHPGFTSDEHGLPTLDAAAVTLACSTYDIHPAGDHTILLGRVDDVRLGEGIPTVYYQRDFQPLELARSR